One bacterium genomic window carries:
- a CDS encoding DUF2997 domain-containing protein — protein sequence MAEKQDIEILITEDGYITYHIKGIKGKKCVEVAKALASPLGEIENMQMTSEYYEQEKKVKEITKQNVSQQVRPS from the coding sequence ATGGCAGAAAAACAAGATATAGAGATATTAATCACAGAAGATGGTTACATCACCTATCATATTAAAGGGATTAAAGGCAAAAAATGCGTCGAGGTAGCGAAAGCTTTGGCTAGTCCTCTTGGAGAAATTGAGAATATGCAAATGACTTCAGAATATTATGAACAGGAAAAGAAAGTTAAAGAGATTACAAAACAAAATGTCTCTCAACAGGTTAGACCATCTTGA